CTCTCAAACTCCCCTGGGGTCTATATCTTCCGTGATGTTAAAGACAAGATCATCTATATCGGCAAGGCTATCAATCTCAAATCCAGAGTACGTTCTTATTGGAATGAATCAAGTTGGTCTGATAGACCCAAGCTTGCTGTTATGGTTCCTAAGATCAAGCGCTTAGAGACAATAGTAACTAAGTCAGAAAAAGAAGCATTGATACTAGAGTCCAACCTTGTCTTCAAGCATCAACCCAAATACAATGCTCTACTCAAAGCCAACAATAAATACTATCCTTGGCTTGTGATTACTTATGATGAGGCTTATCCACGTTTGATACCGGTGCGTGATATCGAGCAGTTTAAATCCAAACAAAGATCAAAAGGATCTCGTAACAAG
The DNA window shown above is from Cyanobacteriota bacterium and carries:
- a CDS encoding GIY-YIG nuclease family protein; the protein is MTQVEIKAELSKLSNSPGVYIFRDVKDKIIYIGKAINLKSRVRSYWNESSWSDRPKLAVMVPKIKRLETIVTKSEKEALILESNLVFKHQPKYNALLKANNKYYPWLVITYDEAYPRLIPVRDIEQFKSKQRSKGSRNKFFGPYTNISAMYENLNLVNELFPLRKKRVPPFKNRPCLNYDLGKCLGPCQQLISEEDYAAMLRQVELLLKGDFSDLQAILKQEMQRYSDNL